One genomic region from Mytilus trossulus isolate FHL-02 chromosome 9, PNRI_Mtr1.1.1.hap1, whole genome shotgun sequence encodes:
- the LOC134685060 gene encoding uncharacterized protein LOC134685060, producing the protein MKTNILLLITIILSLCYEGSAIMCHRCFSAMGGCGDDLVWWMFPWKDCGDSQFCVKITEQVGSETYITRECENVLMKSTRHRLRMPNLRRHGYCLPARNNDFWNPGSLTNPKIKYCFCNDWNGCNSANKMTQKVLPMTIVCLALTFIFKRLL; encoded by the exons ATgaagacaaatattttattgttaataacTATAATACTGAGCCTTTGCTATGAAG GCTCAGCAATAATGTGCCACCGTTGTTTCAGTGCTATGGGTGGCTGTGGAGATGATTTGGTGTGGTGGATGTTCCCTTGGAAAGACTGTGGTGACTCACAATTCTGTGTCAAAATCACAGAGCAAGTTGGAA gtgaAACCTATATTACCAGAGAATGTGAAAATGTTCTGATGAAATCAACAAGACACAGACTGAGGATGCCAAACTTGCGTCGTCATGGTTACTGTTTACCAGCAAGAAACAACGATTTCTGGAATCCAGGATCTCTTACAAACCCtaagataaaatattgtttctgtAATGATTGGAATGGATGTAATTCTGcaaataaaatgacacagaaggtCTTACCAATGACGATCGTGTGCTTAGCACTGACATTTATCTTTAAAAGACTGCTGTAA